From a single Camelus bactrianus isolate YW-2024 breed Bactrian camel chromosome 11, ASM4877302v1, whole genome shotgun sequence genomic region:
- the LOC105076991 gene encoding LOW QUALITY PROTEIN: cortactin-binding protein 2-like (The sequence of the model RefSeq protein was modified relative to this genomic sequence to represent the inferred CDS: inserted 2 bases in 1 codon; substituted 2 bases at 2 genomic stop codons) → MKHRQMAAGFSCEIVRAEMDPDFSKEHLADLFISSACLISVKQSSATKKIIIILENLDKSSLSELLGDFWGPLENHSTERPCTFQKRNVTSECYCFHENHFLMGTIAKACVQGSDLLVQQHFHWVQLQWDGEPVHGLLQRFLRREVVNELRGQVPSPCDPMCKMVDWAPAVWQQLSVCLAGLGTLEALLGPKYFLSCPVIPGANPPHVDPPWAKLKLLWCWIISFIPKLPGNYRIYIETLRFCFMVFKLVPHNVIHKRSGLNNESAPLSQGGCGIVSRVQEAILSGTSEKRQPGLGHTTKIPSQREQAVVRAALSILINKAVLHGCSLQRAELDQHTADFKGGSFPLSIVSSYNSCSQKKESGAWRKVRTSPCKKSGHFSSFTWNKPDLSEEGKGARHVSKIILQLNCNRNASLSKQKSLENNISLMLNLDQRLSMGSDDEADLVKELQSMCSCKSESDISKIADSRDDLRRFDSSGNNPALXATVNNSRMPVSQKEVSPLSSYQTPECSNSISETELGVSGVKSFLPVPRSXVTXCFQSTESSSSNTRQIEINNNSKEEIWNLCKNEQVEKPNK, encoded by the exons ATGAAG CACAGACAAATGGCTGCAGGGTTCTCCTGTGAAATAGTGAGAGCCGAAATGGACCCTGATTTCTCCAAGGAGCACCTAGCAGATCTGTTCATCAGTAGTG CATGTCTGATCTCAGTGAAACAATCCTCTGCTACCAAGAAAATCATCATCATCTTAGAGAATTTGGATAAATCTTCACTGTCTGAGTTGCTGGGGGACTTTTGGGGACCTCTGGAAAATCACAGCACTGAGAGACCCTGTACTTTCCAGAAAA gaAATGTAACATCTGAATGTTACTGCTTTCATGAGAACCACTTTCTGATGGGAACCATTGccaaggcctgtgtccagggctcTGACTTGCTGGTACAGCAGCATTTCCACTGGGTTCAGCTGCAGTGGGACGGGGAGCCTGTGCATGGGCTGCTACAGAGGTTCCTGAGAAGGGAAGTTGTGAACGAG TTACGAGGGCAGGTGCCCTCCCCCTGCGATCCCATGTGCAAGATGGTTGACTGGGCCCCGGCTGTCTGGCAACAGCTCAGCGTGTGCCTGGCCGGCTTGGGCACACTGGAAGCACTTCTTGGACCAAAGTATTTCCTGTCTTGTCCTGTAATCCCAGG GGCTAACCCTCCACATGTAGACCCACCTTGGG CCAAACTCAAACTACTCTGGTGTTGGATAATTTCATTTATTCCAAAACTACCTGGGAATTATAGGatatatatagaaacacttaGGTTTTGCTTCATGGTCTTCAAACTTGTCCCTCATAATGTAATTCACAAGAGGTCTGGTCTTAACAATGAATCCGCTCCTCTCTCACAAGGTGGATGTGGAATTGTGTCCAGAGTTCAAGAAGCAATATTGTCAGGAACCTCTGAGAAAAGACAGCCAGGCCTTGGGCACACAACCAAAATCCCTAGCCAAAGGGAGCAGGCTGTGGTGAGAGCTGCTCTCAGCATCTTGATTAATAAAGCTGTTCTGCATGGCTGTTCCCTCCAGAGAGCAG AGCTGGACCAGCATACAGCTGATTTCAAAGGAGGAAGTTTCCCTTTATCCATAGTTTCAAGTTACAACAGTTGTagccaaaagaaagaaagtggtGCCTGGAGAAAGGTGAGAACCAGTCCTTGCAAGAAGTCTGGGCATTTCTCTTCATTCACCTGGAACAAGCCGGATCTGAGTGAAGAAGGTAAGGGGGCCAGGCAT gTATCAAAAATAATATTGCAGCTGAATTGTAACAGGAATGCTTCTCTGTCAAAACAAAA GTCTTTAGAGAATAATATATCATTGATGTTGAATTTGGATCAAAGACTCTCTATGGGTTCAGATGATGAAGCCGACCTTGTGAAGGAACTTCAGAGCATGTGTTCCTGCAAATCTGAATCTGATATAAGCAAG ATTGCCGATTCCAGGGATGATTTAAGGAGGTTTGATAGTTCAGGAAACAATCCTGCATTGTAAGCAACTGTTAATAATTCAAGAATGCCAGTGTCACAAAAG GAGGTCAGTCCTCTCAGCAGCTATCAAACACCTGAATGCAGCAATAGTATATCAGAGACTGAGTTGGGTGTTTCAGGAGTTAAATCTTTTCTTCCTGTTCCTAGAAG AGTCACCTAGTGTTTCCAGAGCACTGAAAGCAGCAGCAGTAACACACGGCaaatagaaataaacaacaaCTCAAAAGAAGAGATTTGGAACTTATGCAAAAATGAACAAGTAGAAAAACCTAACAAATAG